A portion of the Chelmon rostratus isolate fCheRos1 chromosome 15, fCheRos1.pri, whole genome shotgun sequence genome contains these proteins:
- the rtn4ip1 gene encoding reticulon-4-interacting protein 1 homolog, mitochondrial, with the protein MMRSVRQLALSRWLCHLSRSLSVNTSLSWHGSQTRLFSTTKIGMNVMPAWVIDKYGSNDVLRLTKNASFPVINYPNEVIVKVFAAGLNPLDVSMRGGYGAATLSMKRDPLNIKQSGSEFPLILGRDVSGVIMECGLDVKHFRERDEVWAAIPPWKQGSLAEFVVLSANEVSHKPKSLSHTEAAAIPYVATTAWSALVNTGGLSKDNCAKKRILILGGSGGVGTFAIQMLKAWRAHVTVTCSQNAEWFVRGLGADYVVDYTTGPVEEPLSALEKFDLILDNVGGDTERWALNLLKPWSGAKYVTLVTPFLQNTDRLGIADGMMQTAATMATKALKHLVKGVHYRWGFFTPSGPALDEIREMVDAGQIQAVVEETFNFSQVPQAIEKVEKGHARGKTVVQFSKGGDD; encoded by the exons ATGATGCGTTCTGTTAGACAGTTAGCGCTCAGTAGATGGTTGTGTCACCTTAGTAGATCACTAAGTGTGAACACGTCACTTTCCTGGCATGGCAGCCAGACAAGGCTGTTCAGTACTACTAAAATCGGCATGAATGTTATGCCTGCCTGGGTTATTGATAAATATGGAAGCAATGATGTGTTACGGCTCACTAAAAATGCTAGTTTCCCCGTCATCAACTACCCGAATGAGGTTATTGTCAAAGTGTTTGCAGCAGGACTGAACCCACTGGATGTCAGCATGAGAG GTGGCTATGGTGCTGCAACGCTGTCTATGAAGAGAGACCCTCTGAATATCAAACAGTCAGGCAGCGAGTTCCCTCTCATCCTGGGAAGGGACGTGTCTGGGGTCATCATGGAGTGTGGCCTGGATGTGAAGCACTTCAGAGAAAGGGATGAG GTGTGGGCAGCTATCCCACCATGGAAGCAGGGCAGCCTGGCTGAGTTTGTTGTGCTGAGTGCCAATGAG GTATCCCACAAACCAAAGTCACTGAgccacacagaggcagcagccaTTCCCTATGTAGCAACTACTGCCTGGTCGGCACTGGTGAACACCGGTGGGCTTAGTAAGGACAACTGTGCAAAGAAGCG AATTTTGATCCTTGGAGGATCCGGAGGAGTGGGAACATTTGCGATACAG ATGCTAAAGGCTTGGAGAGCCCATGTAACTGTTACCTGCTCCCAAAATGCTGAATGGTTTGTAAGGGGTCTGGGGGCAGACTATGTGGTGGACTACACTACTGGACCTGTTGAGGAGCCACTCAGTGCACTGGAgaa ATTTGACCTGATCCTGGATAATGTTGGGGGTGACACAGAGCGTTGGGCGTTAAATCTGCTTAAGCCTTGGAGTGGCGCCAAGTATGTCACTCTTGTAACACCATTCCTCCAGAACACTGACAGGCTGGGCATTGCTGATGGCATGATGCAGACTGCTGCCACAATGGCCACCAAAGCCCTCAAG CACCTAGTCAAAGGCGTGCACTACCGCTGGGGTTTTTTTACACCCAGTGGTCCTGCATTGGATGAAATAAGGGAAATGGTGGATGCCGGACAG ATCCAGGCTGTGGTGGAGGAGACTTTTAACTTTTCACAAGTTCCTCAGGCCATTGAGAAGGTGGAGAAGGGTCACGCTCGAGGAAAAACTGTGGTCCAGTTCAGCAAAGGGGGAGATGACTAA
- the qrsl1 gene encoding glutamyl-tRNA(Gln) amidotransferase subunit A, mitochondrial isoform X2, protein MLSLTIKEVSLALREGSISPTELCRKCLNRIKKTQYLNAYITKTEELALKQAQEAETRLLHGAPKGPLDGIPFAVKDNFCTENIKTTCASRMLKDYTPPYNATVVQKLLDQGAVLIGKTNMDEFAMGAGSTDGAFGPVRNPWSYASPYREQTAAPDSDWVIAGGSSGGSAAAVASLTSYLALGSDTGGSTRNPGALCGVVALKPTYGLLSRHGLIPLVNSMDVPGIMTRSVSDAAIVLDVLQGFDLRDSTTIPAPPSLTELPEDFDASNICVGIPKEYHAPGLSEETLAQWNRVADMFERAGAKVQQVSLPHTQYSIVCYHVLCHTEVASNMARFDGLQYGHRSIVDSSTDAMYASTRHEGFNDVVRGRILSGNYFLLKEKTTEHAAHRKMSSPSLSTWQVCLLSLCQLLYQDGAFPLVYSSLVQPSKTRSCLVLPNG, encoded by the exons ATGCTCAGCCTGACAATAAAAGAG GTGTCTTTGGCGCTCAGGGAGGGAAGTATATCTCCAACAGAGCTTTGTAGGAAGTGTCTGAACCgcataaagaaaacacaatatcTGAATGCATACATCACCAAGACAGAGGAGTTGGCGCTGAAGCAAGCTCAAGAAGCAGAAACCAGACTGCTGCATG GTGCACCCAAAGGTCCTCTGGATGGAATCCCTTTTGCAGTCAAGGACAACTTCTGCACAGAAAATATCAAGACCACATGTGCCTCCAGGATGCTGAAAG ACTACACTCCACCCTACAATGCTACAGTGGTCCAGAAGCTTTTAGACCAAGGGGCTGTTCTTATTGGAAAGACCAACATGGATGAGTTCGCTATGGG TGCAGGCAGTACTGATGGGGCTTTCGGTCCAGTGAGAAACCCCTGGAGCTATGCTTCTCCCTacagagagcagacagcagcGCCAGACTCTGACTGGGTCATTGCTGGAGGAAGTTCAGGAGGAAGTGCTGCAGCCGTGGCCTCTCTCACCAGCTACCT GGCTTTGGGTTCAGACACAGGTGGTTCTACTCGTAACCCTGGAGCACTGTGTGGTGTTGTGGCCCTGAAGCCCACTTATGGTCTGCTGTCCAGACATGGTCTCATTCCCCTGGTTAACTCCATGGACGTCCCCGGAATTATGACCCGAAGTGTCAGTGATGCAGCCATCGTCTTAG ATGTCCTCCAAGGCTTTGATTTAAGAGACTCAACAACAATTCCTGCACCCCCATCACTTACAGAGCTACCTGAAGATTTTGATGCCAGTAACATCTGTGTAGGCATCCCCAAG GAGTACCACGCCCCGGGTCTGTCTGAGGAGACTCTAGCGCAGTGGAATCGTGTTGCTGACATGTTTGAGAGGGCAGGGGCAAAAGTGCAGCAAGTATCCCTCCCCCACACCCAGTACTCCATTGTATGCTACCATGTCCTATGCCATACTGAAGTGGCGTCTAACATGGCCCGTTTCGACGGCCTGCAATATG GCCATCGCAGTATTGTGGACAGCTCGACGGATGCCATGTATGCCTCAACCCGACATGAGGGCTTCAACGACGTAGTGAGAGGGAGGATCCTGTCTGGAAATTACTTCTTACTTAAAGA GAAGACAACCGAACACGCAGCGCACAGGAAGATGTCTTCACCCAGCCTGTCAACATGGCAg GTCtgcctgctgtctctgtgccaACTGCTTTATCAAGACGGGGCCTTCCCATTGGTTTACAGCTCATTGGTCCAACCTTCCAAGACAAGAAGCTGCTTAGTGTTGCCCAATGGATAG
- the qrsl1 gene encoding glutamyl-tRNA(Gln) amidotransferase subunit A, mitochondrial isoform X1 encodes MLSLTIKEVSLALREGSISPTELCRKCLNRIKKTQYLNAYITKTEELALKQAQEAETRLLHGAPKGPLDGIPFAVKDNFCTENIKTTCASRMLKDYTPPYNATVVQKLLDQGAVLIGKTNMDEFAMGAGSTDGAFGPVRNPWSYASPYREQTAAPDSDWVIAGGSSGGSAAAVASLTSYLALGSDTGGSTRNPGALCGVVALKPTYGLLSRHGLIPLVNSMDVPGIMTRSVSDAAIVLDVLQGFDLRDSTTIPAPPSLTELPEDFDASNICVGIPKEYHAPGLSEETLAQWNRVADMFERAGAKVQQVSLPHTQYSIVCYHVLCHTEVASNMARFDGLQYGHRSIVDSSTDAMYASTRHEGFNDVVRGRILSGNYFLLKENYQHYFVKAQKVRRLIADDFKHVFSSGVDVLLTPSTLTDAACYSDFTQEDNRTRSAQEDVFTQPVNMAGLPAVSVPTALSRRGLPIGLQLIGPTFQDKKLLSVAQWIEQRVGFPSFSDHRDSNESSCDIEMTKREQTSAV; translated from the exons ATGCTCAGCCTGACAATAAAAGAG GTGTCTTTGGCGCTCAGGGAGGGAAGTATATCTCCAACAGAGCTTTGTAGGAAGTGTCTGAACCgcataaagaaaacacaatatcTGAATGCATACATCACCAAGACAGAGGAGTTGGCGCTGAAGCAAGCTCAAGAAGCAGAAACCAGACTGCTGCATG GTGCACCCAAAGGTCCTCTGGATGGAATCCCTTTTGCAGTCAAGGACAACTTCTGCACAGAAAATATCAAGACCACATGTGCCTCCAGGATGCTGAAAG ACTACACTCCACCCTACAATGCTACAGTGGTCCAGAAGCTTTTAGACCAAGGGGCTGTTCTTATTGGAAAGACCAACATGGATGAGTTCGCTATGGG TGCAGGCAGTACTGATGGGGCTTTCGGTCCAGTGAGAAACCCCTGGAGCTATGCTTCTCCCTacagagagcagacagcagcGCCAGACTCTGACTGGGTCATTGCTGGAGGAAGTTCAGGAGGAAGTGCTGCAGCCGTGGCCTCTCTCACCAGCTACCT GGCTTTGGGTTCAGACACAGGTGGTTCTACTCGTAACCCTGGAGCACTGTGTGGTGTTGTGGCCCTGAAGCCCACTTATGGTCTGCTGTCCAGACATGGTCTCATTCCCCTGGTTAACTCCATGGACGTCCCCGGAATTATGACCCGAAGTGTCAGTGATGCAGCCATCGTCTTAG ATGTCCTCCAAGGCTTTGATTTAAGAGACTCAACAACAATTCCTGCACCCCCATCACTTACAGAGCTACCTGAAGATTTTGATGCCAGTAACATCTGTGTAGGCATCCCCAAG GAGTACCACGCCCCGGGTCTGTCTGAGGAGACTCTAGCGCAGTGGAATCGTGTTGCTGACATGTTTGAGAGGGCAGGGGCAAAAGTGCAGCAAGTATCCCTCCCCCACACCCAGTACTCCATTGTATGCTACCATGTCCTATGCCATACTGAAGTGGCGTCTAACATGGCCCGTTTCGACGGCCTGCAATATG GCCATCGCAGTATTGTGGACAGCTCGACGGATGCCATGTATGCCTCAACCCGACATGAGGGCTTCAACGACGTAGTGAGAGGGAGGATCCTGTCTGGAAATTACTTCTTACTTAAAGA GAACTACCAGCACTACTTTGTAAAGGCTCAGAAAGTCCGCCGGCTGATTGCAGATGATTTCAAGCATGTGTTCAGCTCAGGTGTGGATGTGCTGCTGACTCCCTCCACTCTGACTGATGCAGCCTGTTACTCTGACTTCACACAGGAAGACAACCGAACACGCAGCGCACAGGAAGATGTCTTCACCCAGCCTGTCAACATGGCAg GTCtgcctgctgtctctgtgccaACTGCTTTATCAAGACGGGGCCTTCCCATTGGTTTACAGCTCATTGGTCCAACCTTCCAAGACAAGAAGCTGCTTAGTGTTGCCCAATGGATAGAGCAGAGGGTTGGGTTTCCCTCCTTCAGTGACCATAGAGACTCCAACGAGAGCAGCTGTGACATAGAAATGACCAAAAGGGAGCAGACTTCAGCTGTATGA